A genomic segment from Moorena sp. SIOASIH encodes:
- a CDS encoding spondin domain-containing protein, which translates to MVQKLAGDIAKATFTVDSSSRYFSYAAMILPSNDAFIANGNPLAIEIFDEEGNFTGADFTVLGSQVLDAGTEVNDEQQTTTAFFGQTTPDTGTPENGVVTLHPGFIPGGPILSTPAFAQGDFTVDGYQIARIKVEKVPESSTTGGLLAIGGLLWLGSRWRQSLNRFA; encoded by the coding sequence ATGGTCCAGAAGCTTGCTGGGGATATTGCCAAAGCCACATTTACTGTAGATTCTAGTAGCCGTTACTTCAGCTACGCGGCAATGATTCTCCCCAGTAATGATGCTTTCATTGCTAATGGCAACCCCTTGGCTATTGAGATTTTTGATGAAGAAGGTAATTTCACTGGAGCTGACTTTACCGTTCTGGGTTCTCAAGTTCTGGATGCAGGTACGGAAGTTAACGACGAGCAGCAGACGACTACTGCCTTCTTCGGTCAAACTACTCCTGATACCGGTACACCAGAAAACGGAGTTGTCACCCTGCATCCAGGTTTTATTCCAGGTGGACCGATTTTATCAACTCCGGCGTTTGCTCAAGGCGACTTTACAGTGGATGGCTACCAGATAGCACGTATCAAAGTCGAGAAAGTGCCAGAATCTTCTACTACTGGAGGATTACTTGCTATCGGTGGGTTGTTATGGCTGGGTAGCCGCTGGCGTCAGAGTCTTAACAGATTCGCGTAA
- a CDS encoding spondin domain-containing protein has product MKHPIIKSLKILTMVTVTSTLAMASSATAATLKVTIESLAPENGTLLTPVWVGFHNGLFDIYDRGEAASPGLERIAEDGNAAVLSQEFFASGAGSVDGVIPGPNGPEACWGYCQSHIYCRF; this is encoded by the coding sequence ATGAAGCATCCAATTATTAAATCACTCAAAATCCTCACCATGGTTACCGTAACCTCTACACTAGCCATGGCATCTAGCGCAACAGCAGCTACCCTCAAGGTGACAATTGAAAGCCTGGCACCGGAAAACGGCACGTTATTGACTCCAGTCTGGGTTGGTTTTCATAATGGTCTGTTTGATATTTATGATCGGGGTGAGGCAGCTTCACCAGGACTGGAGCGCATTGCTGAGGATGGCAATGCAGCAGTGCTTAGTCAAGAGTTTTTTGCTAGTGGTGCGGGTTCAGTTGATGGGGTAATTCCTGGTCCAAATGGTCCAGAAGCTTGCTGGGGATATTGCCAAAGCCACATTTACTGTAGATTCTAG
- a CDS encoding potassium channel family protein produces MRSENLDKVLVIIFIIITINTITISWLEPDISKADAFWWSIVTLTTVGYGDITPVTVGGRFIAILDMFVGIGFLAIFTATLAGIFVDQKIKNDLGMGSYNFNNHLIICEWNSRAKFIINELRRFPKTQDDKIILIANIDRKPIEDNNLFFIKGNVSDETLIRANLMQARTVIILGDDSIDETARDAKVILSTLTVESINPNAYTVVELVDETHVKSCQRAKVDEIIVSSELSSMLISQAALNHGITKVVSEILSTQSGNKLYKIAIPDSRVGSSFMEVFTYMKQAYQSIVLAVQKGLEGDVISNPPTDYKLENGDYLIVVSQHEPRLLQKS; encoded by the coding sequence TTGCGCAGTGAAAACCTTGATAAAGTACTGGTTATTATTTTTATAATCATTACCATTAACACCATCACTATATCATGGCTGGAACCAGATATCTCAAAAGCAGATGCTTTCTGGTGGAGCATCGTCACCCTAACAACTGTTGGCTATGGTGATATCACACCTGTCACAGTTGGTGGTCGCTTTATTGCTATTCTCGATATGTTTGTAGGGATTGGATTCTTAGCCATCTTCACCGCTACCCTCGCTGGTATTTTTGTCGATCAAAAAATCAAAAATGATCTAGGTATGGGCTCTTATAATTTTAACAATCACTTGATTATTTGCGAATGGAATTCTAGAGCAAAGTTTATCATCAATGAGTTGCGAAGGTTTCCTAAAACTCAAGATGATAAAATTATTTTAATTGCTAATATAGACCGGAAGCCGATCGAAGACAATAATTTGTTTTTTATTAAAGGCAACGTAAGTGATGAAACCTTGATTCGAGCCAACTTGATGCAGGCTAGAACTGTTATAATTTTAGGGGATGACAGTATAGATGAAACAGCTCGCGACGCCAAAGTTATACTATCTACCCTGACAGTAGAAAGTATTAATCCCAACGCTTACACAGTTGTGGAGCTGGTAGATGAAACTCATGTTAAATCCTGTCAGCGGGCTAAGGTTGACGAAATAATCGTTAGCAGTGAGTTAAGTAGCATGCTCATTTCCCAAGCTGCTCTTAACCATGGAATTACCAAAGTTGTCTCGGAAATATTAAGTACTCAAAGTGGCAACAAGCTTTATAAAATTGCAATCCCTGACTCTCGGGTGGGTAGTTCCTTTATGGAAGTATTTACGTATATGAAGCAAGCCTATCAAAGTATTGTACTAGCAGTACAAAAAGGACTTGAAGGAGACGTTATCTCCAATCCACCGACAGATTATAAACTTGAGAATGGTGACTATTTAATTGTCGTTTCTCAACACGAACCACGACTGCTACAGAAATCTTAA